One genomic region from Bufo bufo chromosome 3, aBufBuf1.1, whole genome shotgun sequence encodes:
- the LOC120993670 gene encoding phosphatidylethanolamine-binding protein 4-like yields the protein MAKLWLIFGILLSLPSFFACTPVSCDFETLIGDDSRFCSGNLRVIYPSMGDVSCIYIPNCFEYPDSLTKVWGPPWIKFLKAKPEEMYTLIMVNPDAPSRFRPIQRFWRHWLVTNIPGHVLLRGRDVTGNILSQYSRPNPQAQSGYHRYQFLLYMQYPEFSPSLLPGEEHLDSWDVNAFVLRWIPRDPVATTQFMLQHPDHSQLGIWTNI from the coding sequence ATGGCAAAATTATGGCTTATATTTGGGATACTGTTGTCCCTACCATCATTCTTCGCCTGTACTCCTGTTTCATGTGACTTCGAGACTCTCATTGGAGATGATTCCAGGTTCTGCAGTGGTAACCTTCGTGTCATATACCCAAGCATGGGTGATGTTTCCTGTATTTATATACCAAACTGCTTTGAGTACCCAGACAGTTTAACCAAAGTTTGGGGCCCTCCTTGGATCAAATTCCTCAAAGCCAAACCAGAAGAGATGTATACTTTGATCATGGTAAACCCTGATGCTCCAAGCAGGTTCCGGCCAATACAAAGATTCTGGAGACACTGGCTGGTCACTAATATACCAGGTCATGTTCTTCTTAGAGGAAGAGATGTAACAGGGAATATTTTATCTCAATACTCTCGACCAAACCCACAAGCACAGTCAGGATATCACAGATACCAATTCCTGCTCTACATGCAATATCCAGAGTTTTCCCCATCACTTCTCCCTGGAGAAGAACATCTTGATTCTTGGGATGTTAATGCTTTTGTACTACGTTGGATTCCAAGAGATCCAGTCGCTACCACTCAGTTTATGCTCCAACATCCTGACCATTCTCAGCTTGGAATTTGGACTAATATTTAA